GATATCGAGCGGATGGAGGAGTTAGGCTTTGCGGAGTACCCGGTTTGTCTCTCGAAGACGTTCCACTCACTGAGCGACGATTCGAGCAAGAAAGGCGCGCCGACGGACTGGTCGCTCGAAGTCCGCGAGGTGTACCCGTCCGCCGGAGCGGGGTTCCTCGTTGCACTCACCGGCGACGTATTGACGATGCCGGGACTACCCGCTGACCCGGCCGCCGCAGACATGGATATCGACGCCGAAGGTAACATCTCCGGACTGTTCTGACCCGGATCGGACACTGCGTTCGATTAGCTTCCGGACGGTGTCGAATCGATGCGGCCGTTGCGACCGCTCCCCCGGCCCGCCTCGCTCCCGTCAAACGGTGAACGCCACCGCCTTTGGGCGATTCAACACATCGTTTAATGTACTTTCGTGTTATGTCTCAATCATGACTCGGGGATACCGACGATTACTCCCAATCGTTACGATGGGATTCGGAGTTGGTCTCGTCGGTGTCAGCCTCGCCGAAATCCTGCTTCGGATGAGTGGTCGGATCCCGACAGGAATCCCGTTTTGGGCGAGCGTCACGACCAGTGCCCCGTTTGCACTGTATCTCATGATCGGCGGATACTGGCTCAAGCGGAGTGATGTCCCCGAAGTCCGTTACCCCCGAGTGCTCGCGATTACGATGACTGGAATGATGTTTCTCGGCGGATTCTTCACAATCATTGGGGTCACCTTTCGACAGGTGGGAATCGTCCAAACCCTCTCTCCGATTCGGTGGGGATTGTCGGTGGGAGGGGGCAGTGGATTACTCCTTGCGTTCTTGAACGCCCAACGAATAGAGAAAGAACTCGCCAGTGAACGCGAATTGATCCGCTCAGCGGAGCTTGAGGAGCGTCGAGAACTCCTCAATTATCTGAATGCGTTGCTCCGCCACGAAGTACTGAATACCGCGAACGTCATCGAAGGATATGCCACTGGCTTGATGGAGTCTCTAGACGGCGATGAAAAGGACAACGCCGCGACGATCCGGCGCCAAGCCCGAGAGCTGACAGTAATAATAGACGATGTCCGCTTTCTTCTTCGGGCCGCTGGCGAGAATCCGTCGATGGAACCGACCAACCTCTCTCGGATGCTTCGAGATGAACTGACGAGTCTCCAAGATCGACATCCAGAGGTCGATATCGACCGGGACATTCCGGACGAGGTGTACGTCGCTGCCGATCTAATGCTCAAACGACTGCTCTCCAACCTGTTGGAAAATGCCGTAGAGCACAACCCAGACGAGAGACCCTGGGTATCTGCCGAGGTATCCGTCACCGACGATACTGCGGCAGTCCGCATCGAGGATAACGGTCCAGGCGTTCCGGAAACCGTTCAGTCGGATCTGTTCAAACCAGCCCAGAAGTGGGATGACCGGCACGGACTGGGTCTCCTCATCGTCAAACGACTGGCCAACCGATACGACGGCCGGATCGAACTCACCGAAACCGGTCCGGACGGGAGCGTGTTCACGGTCGAACTCCCTCTGGCGACGACGTAGCGAGGCTGATACTCCGCCGTGAAGCGCTCGCTCGACTTCGCCGTACAGCACGTACTTTCGGACGCTAAAGCTCCTGTTCGTGCTTTTTTCGCTCGGTGATATCCCGACTGTTAATCACGAACCCCTCGACAGCGGGATTATCCAACTGGTTGTTGCCGACCGCTTCGATCCAGCGCCACGACCCATCCTTATGCCGGAACCGACACTCGACAGTTGGTGTCATCTCCGGGTTTGAGACCGCCTCGCTGAACGTTTCCATGACCTCCTGACGGTCCTCGGGATGGATGTATTCGAAGGCGTTCTCACCGAGCAACGCCTCGGGTTCGTATCCGAGAACGTGCTCGACCGACGGACTCTGGTATAAGTACGTACCGTCTTCATCGAGGACGACGATGATGTCAGTCGAGTTTTCGATGAACGCTTGGAATC
This genomic stretch from Halogeometricum borinquense DSM 11551 harbors:
- a CDS encoding sensor histidine kinase, whose amino-acid sequence is MTRGYRRLLPIVTMGFGVGLVGVSLAEILLRMSGRIPTGIPFWASVTTSAPFALYLMIGGYWLKRSDVPEVRYPRVLAITMTGMMFLGGFFTIIGVTFRQVGIVQTLSPIRWGLSVGGGSGLLLAFLNAQRIEKELASERELIRSAELEERRELLNYLNALLRHEVLNTANVIEGYATGLMESLDGDEKDNAATIRRQARELTVIIDDVRFLLRAAGENPSMEPTNLSRMLRDELTSLQDRHPEVDIDRDIPDEVYVAADLMLKRLLSNLLENAVEHNPDERPWVSAEVSVTDDTAAVRIEDNGPGVPETVQSDLFKPAQKWDDRHGLGLLIVKRLANRYDGRIELTETGPDGSVFTVELPLATT